The genomic segment GACAGGAGGGTCTCCCCGCACCGGAGACCCTGCCCAGCGAGCCACAGCAGCCGGAACCGTCCTTTTCGGAGGTCAAGCCGCCGCCTCCGCCCGACCCGCGCGAGTTCATCTCGGACGCCGACAAGGACACGGCACCGCTCACCGCGACCACCCTGTTCCCGGACACCCGGATGACCATGGCCAGCCGGGCGTACGGCAAGGGCGCCACCGACTCGGTCACCAACTGCGCCACCGCCGCCTCCGGCCGGCTCGCGCCAGCGTTGACGGAGAACGGCTGCGACCAGGTCATCCGGGCCACGTACACGCGGGACGGCGTCGCGGTCACCGTGGGCGTCGCCGTCTTCGGCACCGAGGCTCAGGCGGCGAAGGCCAAGGAGGACGCGACCGGCAACATCCGGTCACTGCCCGGCGACGGCGTGCCGGTCTTCTGCCGGGCCACGGCCTGCCGGCTGACGGCCAACTCCATCGGCCGCTACGCCTACTTCACGGTCGCCGGCTACACCTCCGGCGAGGACGTCACCACCGCCGACACCCGGGCGCGGCAGGCCGGCAAGGACGTCGCCGACTACACCTTCAACAGCATCGTCGACCGGGGCGAGGCGCAGGCGGCGAAGGCGGCCACGGCCCAGGCCGGCTGACCGACGGACGGGGCGCCGCCGGAAGGCGGGGCAGCTCCGGACGAGGCGATTCCGGCCGATCGTTCCAGCTGATCGTACCGGCCGCGGTCCGGCCGCCCCGGGCCCGTCCGGCGGCCCGGGCCGGGGCCTCCGCCCCGCGGAACGAGACCGCCCGGCCCACCGCCCTCGCGCCGCGTCCCGCCCCGTCCCTCCCGTTCCGGCCGGGTCCTGTCCGGTCCGCTCCGGTCCGCTCCGGTCCGGCCCGGTTCCGGCAATAGCGGCCGGGCCATTGCCGCTCGCGCACCGGGCTGGTTAAGGTCGGCGCGTTATCCCGTCCCGTCCCGCTCCGAGCCGGGAGGACACCATCACAGGCACCCCGGCCGTTCCGGCCGCAGCCGCCTTCCGGTCCGCGCCCCGTCTGGTGGGCCGGGCGGCTCTCCTCGCCTCCGTGGAATCCCGCATCGCCGCGGGCGGCAGCGTCGTCCTGACCGGCCCGAGCGGCATCGGCAAGACGGCCCTGCTGGAAGCCGCCGGCGCGGCCGCCGCCGCACGCGGCGAACTGGTATTGCGCGCCGCCGGTGCCGAGACCGAGCGCTGGATCCCCTACGCGGCGCTCGCCGAGCTGCTGAGCCAGGTGCCCGCCGCGTGGCTGGACGCCCTCCCGGGGCCGCAGCGCGCCGCCATGGACGGGGTGCTGCTGCGCGACCGTCCCGCCGTCACCGCGGGCCGCGCGCAGTTCGCCTGCCGGCTCGCGTGGCAGACGCTGCTCACCCGCTGCGCGGAGGCGGGACCGGTGCTGCTGCTCCTGGACGACGCCGAGTGGCTGGACACGGCCTCCGCCGACACCCTCGCCTACGCGGCGCGGCGCCTGACCGGCGGCGCCGTGCGCGTCCTGCTCGCCGGGCAGCGGCCGGAGCAGGCCGTGGACGCGGCCCCGGCCGGCGCGGGAGCGGAGTCCGGCGCTCCCGGCGGCCCGCTCCCGGACCCCGGTACGGGCACGGGCACCGCCCCGGGGACGGGATACGGCCGGGCACGCCGGGCCCCGTGGCCCGTACCGCCCGGCACCGCCGAGATCGCCGTACCCCCGCTCGCGCCGGACGAACTGGCCGAACTGCTGGACCAGTACGGCCTGCCGGCCCGGGTGGCGAACACCGTGCACGCGGAATCGGGCGGCAATCCGTATCTCGCCCTGGCGCTCGGCGGCGCGTTCACCGACCGCCTCCCCCGGCACGGCCGTCCCGTCCCGCTCCCCCGGCATGTGCACGCCCTCATCAGCGAGCGGGTCGCCGCGCTGCCCTCGCAGACCCGCGAGACGCTGCTGGTCGCCGCGCTGGCCGCGCATCCCACGGCGGAGCTGCTGCTGCGGGCGGGCCGCGCGGACGCCGAGCGGGACATCCGCCGTGCCGTCGAGGCCGGGCTGCTGGTGAGCGAGAGCGGCACCCTGCGGTTCACCCCGCCGGCGGTCGGCACCGTCCTGGCCGAGTCGGCGTCGGCCGGGCACCGGGCCGCCACACACACCGTGCTCGCCGGGGTCGTGACCGACGCGGCGGGCCGCGTCCGGCACCGCGCCCTCGCCTCCGCCGACCCCGACGCGGAGGTGGCCCGCTCCCTGGTCACCGCCGCCGAGGCGGCCCGCCGCCAGGGCTCCCACCGGCTGGCCGCGGAGCTCTACCTGCTGGCCGCGGACCGCACACCGTACGAGTTCGAGGCCGAGCGCCTGGAGTGGCTGGTGGCCGCCGCGGAGGTCGGCGCGGCGGCGGGACTCCCCGGCATCGTGCACCGCGCGGCCGACGCCGTCCTCGCCGCCGACGCCCACCGCGACCAGCGGGTACGGGTCCGGCTGGCGCTCATCGACCTGTCCGGGCAGGCACTCGCCGAACGGGACGAGGTGTTCGCCGCCGCCCTCGTCGACGCGGGCGACGACCCGTCCCTGCTGGCGCCGCTGCGGCTGCGGCTGTCCTGGGCGGCGCTGGTGGACGGCCGTCCGGGCCCCGGCGCCGAGGAGGCGGAGCGGGCCGCCGGACTGGCGCGCGCCGTCGGCGACACCGACACCGAGGCCATGGCCCTCTGCATCCGCGCGATCGCCGCCCGGGTCATGGGCCGCCCCGACCACCGGGCGATCATGGATGCCGCGCTGGCCCTGCCGCAGCCGGCCGTCGACGGCCGGCTGCACATGGCGCCGCGCTTCCACGCCGCCCGGTTCGCCGTCTTCGACGACCGGCTGGAGGAGGCCCGGCAGGACCTGCTGCGGATGCTCGCCCTCACCGAGCGGGGACACGGCGAGGAGGTCATGGAGGTCCTGCGCAGCCTCTCCGAGGTCTCGGCCCGGCTCGGCCGGTGCGCGGACGCGCTGCACTTCGCCGACCGGGCGATCCGCATCACCGAGGACGCCGCGCTCAGCCCCGGTCCCGCCTGGTACAACGCCGCCGTCGCGGAACTGGCGGGCGGCAGCGTCCAGCGGGCCGTCGCCTACGCGGAGCGCGGGGTGCGCGCCTCCGAACAGGAGCGCGACTCCATCTTCCTGGGACGCCATCTGCACGTCCTGGGCCAGGCCCGGCTGCGCGGCGGAGACGTGCGGCGCGGGGTCGATGCGCTGCTCCGCATCCGCGCGCTGGAACGCGAACAGGGCGTGTCGGCGCCCCTGGTGCTCCGCTGGCACAGCGATCTGGCGGCCGGGCTGACGGCCCTCGGACGCCACGAGGAGGCGGCGGAGACCATCGCCTCGGCACGCGAGGCGATCACCGTGGAGCTCGGCGGACGGCACGACGGCCCGGGCGGCCCCGAAGCCCCCGGCGGCCCCGGCGGCTTCGGCGACCCCGGCGGCACGGCAGCCGGCAAGCGCGAAGCCGGAGCGCGCACCCGTACGGACCGCCGGCCGGGCCCCGCGGACCCCGGAGAGCCGGGTACGCCCGGCACCCTTCCGCCCGGCGCCGGCGTCATGGCGCAGCTCGACCGCGCCGAGGCCGCCCTGCTCGCCGCCCAGGGCCGCCCCGACGCGGCCGTACGCCTGCTCGAAGAGGCCGCGCACCGCTTCGAGGTGCTGGGACAGCCGCTCGAACGCGGTCACTGCCTGCTGGTCCGCGCCGGAATCGAACGCCGACGGCGCCGTACCGCCGCGGCCCGTACGGCCGTCAGCGAGGCGCTCGCCCTCTTCGCCCGCCACGGCGCGAAGCCGTGGACGGAGCAGGCGGGCCGCCTGCTGGCCCAGGTCGACGGCACGACGGCGGAACCCGGCCGGACGGGCCCGGCCGGCGGCACCGCGCTCGGCGTCCCGTCCGGCGCGGGCGCGGCCGCCACGGTCCGCGAGCCCGGGGCGGCACCGGGGCACGGGAGCGGGGCCGGAGCCGCCGCGTTCGCCGTCCTGACGGACTCCGAGGAGCGGATCGCCGTCCTCGTCGGCGAGGGGGCCACCAACCAGGAGGTCGCGGCGCGGATGTTCCTCAGCGTCAAGACCATCGAGGCCTCGCTGACCCGCATCTACCGCAAGCTCGGCATCCGCTC from the Streptomyces xinghaiensis S187 genome contains:
- a CDS encoding LuxR family transcriptional regulator, with the protein product MGRAALLASVESRIAAGGSVVLTGPSGIGKTALLEAAGAAAAARGELVLRAAGAETERWIPYAALAELLSQVPAAWLDALPGPQRAAMDGVLLRDRPAVTAGRAQFACRLAWQTLLTRCAEAGPVLLLLDDAEWLDTASADTLAYAARRLTGGAVRVLLAGQRPEQAVDAAPAGAGAESGAPGGPLPDPGTGTGTAPGTGYGRARRAPWPVPPGTAEIAVPPLAPDELAELLDQYGLPARVANTVHAESGGNPYLALALGGAFTDRLPRHGRPVPLPRHVHALISERVAALPSQTRETLLVAALAAHPTAELLLRAGRADAERDIRRAVEAGLLVSESGTLRFTPPAVGTVLAESASAGHRAATHTVLAGVVTDAAGRVRHRALASADPDAEVARSLVTAAEAARRQGSHRLAAELYLLAADRTPYEFEAERLEWLVAAAEVGAAAGLPGIVHRAADAVLAADAHRDQRVRVRLALIDLSGQALAERDEVFAAALVDAGDDPSLLAPLRLRLSWAALVDGRPGPGAEEAERAAGLARAVGDTDTEAMALCIRAIAARVMGRPDHRAIMDAALALPQPAVDGRLHMAPRFHAARFAVFDDRLEEARQDLLRMLALTERGHGEEVMEVLRSLSEVSARLGRCADALHFADRAIRITEDAALSPGPAWYNAAVAELAGGSVQRAVAYAERGVRASEQERDSIFLGRHLHVLGQARLRGGDVRRGVDALLRIRALEREQGVSAPLVLRWHSDLAAGLTALGRHEEAAETIASAREAITVELGGRHDGPGGPEAPGGPGGFGDPGGTAAGKREAGARTRTDRRPGPADPGEPGTPGTLPPGAGVMAQLDRAEAALLAAQGRPDAAVRLLEEAAHRFEVLGQPLERGHCLLVRAGIERRRRRTAAARTAVSEALALFARHGAKPWTEQAGRLLAQVDGTTAEPGRTGPAGGTALGVPSGAGAAATVREPGAAPGHGSGAGAAAFAVLTDSEERIAVLVGEGATNQEVAARMFLSVKTIEASLTRIYRKLGIRSRTQLSSWLSSAYGLSDGPWPPASPHA